The proteins below come from a single Miscanthus floridulus cultivar M001 chromosome 1, ASM1932011v1, whole genome shotgun sequence genomic window:
- the LOC136537693 gene encoding uncharacterized protein, with product MDLRRPPRSSSGGVEPKIRQVGFFTPDASAPSEPLPPAAAAVLAPSAQQRPAAGSPPASDDLATGRLTPVMIPPPRHVDHLAPGPPSPAAADVVLATSAPVRSSPRLDVASEIGDDDSWSRAPSAVELEENKRGLAEVRNEVAPASIPQKQKTSKAERRAIQEAQRAAKAAAKEADKSGKSAGAAMSKQAKIAQKKDVPQAASTVASEKKATERPPERERKLDAPHPRMQFDDVHKVEKAKKRAVVNQSEARNRVELFRHLPQYVHGTQLPDLESKFFQLEPMHPSVYKVGLQYLSGEVSGGNGRCIAMLLAFREAIKDYTTPPNKTLSRDLTAKISSYVSFLIECRPLSISMGNAIRFLKSRIAKLPHALSESEAKTSLQSDIDRFINEKIVLADKAIVSHAITKVRDNDVLLTYGSSSVVEMILDYAHELGKNFRVVVVDSRPKLEGQALLRRLVAKGITCTYTHIYAISYIMHEVTQVLLGASSILSNGTVYSRVGTASVAMVAHAFGVPVLVCCEAYKFHERVQLDSICANELGDPDVILKIPGKAEDHLKNWADNANLQLLNLTYDATPPDYVSMIITDYGMLPPTSVPVIVREYRKEQLWI from the exons ATGGATCTCCGccggccgccgcgctcctcgtcGGGCGGCGTGGAGCCCAAGATCCGCCAGGTCGGCTTCTTCACCCCGGACGCCTCCGCGCCGTCCGAGCCCCtgccccccgccgccgccgcggtcctGGCGCCATCGGCGCAGCAGAGGCCCGCCGCGGGGTCGCCGCCGGCGTCCGACGACCTCGCCACGGGCCGCCTCACCCCCGTCATGATCCCTCCCCCGCGCCACGTCGACCACCTCGCCCCGGGCCCACCCTCCCCCGCGGCGGCCGACGTCGTCCTCGCCACTTCCGCGCCCGTGCGTTCGTCCCCGCGCCTCGACGTCGCGTCCGAGATCGGCGACGACGACTCCTGGTCACGCGCGCCTTCTGCTGTGGAGCTAG AAGAAAACAAGCGTGGTTTGGCTGAAGTACGGAATGAGGTTGCTCCAGCATCTATTCCACAAAAGCAGAAAACCTCGAAGGCAGAGAGACGTGCAATTCAGGAGGCTCAACGTGCTGCTAAAGCTGCAGCGAAGGAGGCAG ATAAATCAGGAAAATCTGCTGGTGCTGCGATGTCCAAGCAAGCAAAAATTGCTCAGAAGAAAGATGTGCCACAAGCTGCAAGTACAGTTGCTTCTGAGAAGAAGGCTACTGAGCGTCCTCCAGAAAGAGAGAGAAAGTTAGATGCTCCTCATCCCCGCATGCAGTTTGATGATGTGCATAAGGTGGAGAAAGCAAAAAAACGTGCAGTAGTCAACCAATCGGAAGCTCGAAACAGAGTTGAACTGTTCAGGCATCTTCCTCAGTACGTGCATGGCACTCAGCTTCCTGACCTCGAGTCAAAATTCTTTCAACTAGAACCAATGCATCCTTCTGTATACAAG GTTGGGCTCCAATATTTATCTGGTGAAGTATCTGGTGGTAATGGTCGTTGCATAGCAATGCTTCTTGCATTCAGAGAGGCAATAAAAGATTACACTACACCTCCAAACAAAACTCTCAGCAGAGATCTGACTGCAAAAATCAGCAGTTATGTGTCATTTCTTATTGAGTGTAGGCCTCTTTCAATCAGCATGGGCAATGCTATTAGGTTTCTGAAGAGCAGGATTGCAAAGCTACCACATGCATTGTCAGAGTCTGAAGCCAAAACTAGTCTTCAGTCTGATATTGATCGTTTTATAAATGAGAAGATAGTTCTTGCAGATAAAGCTATTGTCAGCCATGCCATCACAAAGGTCAGAGACAATGATGTCTTACTGACATACGGATCATCATCAGTTGTTGAAATGATTTTGGACTATGCTCATGAACTTGGGAAGAACTTTCGAGTTGTAGTGGTAGATTCTCGCCCAAAGCTTGAGGGACAGGCATTGCTGCGGAGATTAGTGGCAAAGGGCATCACCTgcacatatacacacatatatgcCATCTCATACATCAtgcatgaagtaactcaagtcttGTTGGGTGCCTCATCAATATTATCAAATGGGACAGTTTATTCTCGAGTTGGGACAGCATCAGTGGCTATGGTTGCACATGCATTTGGAGTTCCAGTTCTGGTTTGTTGTGAGGCATACAAGTTTCATGAGAGAGTGCAACTTGATTCTATATGTGCTAATGAGCTTG GCGATCCAGATGTCATTTTGAAAATTCCTGGGAAGGCAGAGGACCATCTTAAGAACTGGGCAGACAATGCAAATCTCCAATTGCTAAATTTAAC GTATGATGCCACCCCGCCTGACTATGTGTCGATGATCATAACAGACTATGGAATG CTTCCGCCCACTAGTGTACCGGTCATTGTGAGAGAGTACCGCAAGGAGCAACTGTGGATATGA